The genomic segment GAGCGGCCATCGCGCGGGCGCTCGTGCATCGGCCGCGCGTCCTCTTCGCCGACGAGCCGACCGGCAACCTCGACTCCGCCACGGGCGCGGAAATCATGCGGGTGCTCGAGCGATTGAACCGCAAGGAAGGCCTGACCGTCGTCATGGTGACCCACGACGCCTCCATCTCCGAGCGGGCCGACCGCGTCCTGCATCTGGCGGACGGTAAACTCTTGACAGGACGGCAGTGACGGAGTAACTGAGTGACGAAGTAACTGAGTGACTGAGTAAACAGCGAAGAGTCGACCGGACCGTCACTTCCGCCTCAGTTACTCAGTCACTCTTGCGAGGACATCATGGGTCAGAAGGTCTGGCTGAACGGCGAACTGGTGCCGCGGGACGAGGCGAAGATCTCGGTCTTCGACCACGGCCTGCTGTATGGGGACGGCGTGTTCGAGGGCATCCGGTCCTACGGCGGGAAGGTGTTCCGCCTGAAGGAACACGTGCGCCGGCTGTTCGATTCGGCCAAGGGCATTCGCCTGGCGATCCCGATGACGCCGGAGGAATTGGCCGGCGCCATCACGGAAACTCTCGAGGCGAACGGGCTGAAGGACGCGTACATCCGCGTGGTGGTGACGCGCGGCGTGGGGACGCTCGGGCTGGACCCGAACCGGTGCCAGTCGCCGACCGTCTTCATCATCACCGACAGGATCGAACTCTACCCGCCGGAACTGTACGAGAACGGCCTGGAGATCATCACGGCGGCGACAATGCGCAACCATCCGAACGCCGTGAACCCCAGACTGAAGAGCCTGAACTACCTGAACAACATCCTGGCGAAGATCGAGGCGATCGACGCCGGCACGCTCGAGGCCGTCATGCTCAACCACCAGGGCTTCGTGGCGGAATGCACGGGGGACAATCTCTTTATCGTGCGCGACGGCGTTCTTTTCACGCCGCCGATCTCGGCCGGAATTCTCGAGGGTATCACGCGCGACGAGATCATCGCCATCGCCGAGGACTTCGGCATCAAGGTCCGCGAGGAGAACCTGACGCGCCACGACCTGTACGTCGCCGACGAGTGTTTCCTGACGGGCACCGCCGCCGAGGTCGTCCCCGTCGTGCGGATCGACAAGCGCACGATCGGCGATGGGCATCCGGGCCCGGTCACCAAGCGGTTGCTCGAAGAATTCCATCGCCGGACGCGCGCTTAGGTTCTGTCTGATAAATCGCGCGGTGGCCTTCCCAGGCCACCGCGCATGGCACGGAAGGCGGTGGCGGCCTGGGAAGTTTACCCGCCGGGGCGGGGCCGCCACCCAAGAGCATTCTGGATTTATCAGACAGAACTTAGGCGCCTCGGGCGCGGCCAGCAGTGCGCAAAGAACGCCCCTGCGAGCGGCATACGCCCGCGGGGGCGATAATTTTTCGGGGCCGCCGATCCGGCGGTCATCCGGCCGGGGCCGCTTCGAGCGCCGGCGCGGGAGCCTCGGGCGCCGGAGTCTTGCTCGGAGGCGCCGGCGATTCGGCCGGCGGGGGCGCCGCGACGCCGCGCGCCGTCAGAGAGAGCGCGACGTTCGTGGCGACGGCCTGGGCGTCGGCCGGCTGGTAGCCCTTGCAGGACCACGCCTCGTACGGATTCATGCTGAACAGAACATCCAGCGGCGAGTAGACGCCCACCAGGCGGTTACCCTCAAAGAGGCCGACGAACTCGGCGTTCGGCCGGCCGAGGCGAGACACCCGAAGCGCCCGGCGGAATTCAACCCCCGTCGTCAGGTTGTATCCCGTCGCGGCATCCATCCGGCCCGTCATCAGGCCGTGCGTCGCCGGCAGCATCTTCAACTCCCACCCCATGTCCTGCGCGAACTGCTTCACCGACTGGTTGAAGTCCACGGAACCGGTCACCGCCTCCAGCCAGAGCGCGCCGCCGGCCGCCACGAACGACTTGAGGGCCCCGCGCTCCTCGGCCGAGAGCCCAAGCGCCTTCGTTCCCGCCAGGTAGGCCACGTCGTACTTCGCCAGGTCGGCCGGCGCGACGCCGCCTTCCGTGAACGGCGGCGCCGTCGGTTCCGTCACCTCGATCGCCACGCCGGCCTTGCTCTTGAGATGCTCCACCAGGCGCTTGAAGCCGCCGTAGTTCGCCCCCGCGCTCCAGTCGCCTCCGTGCTTCACGCGGGCGATCTTCAGGGTCTTTCGCCCGCCCGCCTGGATGGGGCCGGCGTAGCGGTCGGAGGGCTTCACCTCTCGCCCCGCGAGTTTCCACCTCAAGGGCGCCCCGTCCGTCGCATAGGTGTACAGGTTGATCCCCCAGTCAAAGAGGTACTTCCTCAGGGCGTACGCCTTCATCTGCCAGGAGCAGGAGAAGTCGTCGGGCACGAAGAAGACGGACGTCCGCACGCCGTCCTCCACCCCCATCGCGGCCGGCTTTTGAGTCATCGGATACACACTTTGCCACACGGCGTGTTCGGCACTCAGGGTCGAGAGAGTCCACTCGGGCCAGACCTCCTTGGCAAATTGGGGGAACCATCGCCGCACCGCCGCATTGCCGCAGGAGGCCTCCACGAGGACCGTGCCGCCGGTGTCGGTGAACGCGCGGAGTTTCTTTTTTTCCTCGTCGCCCCACTTGGGAACGCTCTCGGCCGTGAGGTAGAGGATTGGGGCGTCGTGGAGTTCCTCGACCGGCGCCCGGAGGCTCACGATCTGCCATTGGAACATCTGCTCCTTGATCCGCTCGATGTAGTGCGTCAGGTTCGCCAGGTCGCGCCGGTGCATGTTCCACTTCGCCTCGTCGCCCTGGAACTCGAGTTTCTGAAAGAGCACCGGCGCCCGGCCCTTGAAGAGGAAGAGGGTGGAGAAACAGGTATCGGGAAGGTTGCCCCAACTGCCGTTGCCCCCCTGCCTGCCGACCAGGACCTCGGCCCCTTCCTGGAACCAGTCGTGCGTTCCGAAGTACTTGTACCCGACGGCGATGCCGACCCGCTCGACGCAGTAGAGCCAATAGAGGTGCTGCCCCCCTTGGGGGCTCGTCTTGGCGTCGAAGTTCTTGCTGAGCCAATCCAGAGCCTTGTCAATCCGGCGGTCGCTTTCGGAGGTGTCGGAGGAACTCCGTCCGCCCTTGCACGGGCACCCGCTGGCGGGCTCCAGGACGTCGGCGATGATGTACACCGACGCCAGGCCCGCCGCCGTCATCGACCCGTACGAATTGCCGTCCTGGTAATTCCATCCGCCGTCGGGGTTCTGCTTCGAGTAGTACAGGTCGCGGGCCTTGAGGAGGCTATCCGTCGGGAACTCGATGCCCATGAGGTTCGCCTCGCGCATCGCGAGGATCGGCCACTGGCTGACCGAGAAATCCCAGTCGGTGGCGTCGAGTTTGTAGCGCCAACCGCCGTTGGCGGCCTGGCCCACGCGAATCCGCAGGAGGTCCGCCAGCATCTGCTTGCGCACGAGTTCCCGTTTCTCGCCCAGCAACTTGTTGTGAATGTACGAAAGGCCCATGACGCGGATCGGGACGCCGTACCCCTGCCGGTCGCCGAAGTCATTTTCGACATCGCACTTCAGAAGATAGTCCATCGCCTTGCTTATGACCTCGCGGTTGGGGTGCTCGCCCATGTAGGCGAGGGTCATGAAGACCAGGGCCGACTCGCCGGCGTGCTCGCCCCAGGCGCCGTTGGGCTTCTGCTGGTTGATGAGGTACTCGCGGGCCTTCTGGATCGCGCTGTTCACCTGATCGCTGGTCACTTTGGCGCCAGCGTGCCGCGAAACCACGCCCACGCAGACGGCGACGGCAAGACCCACTAGGAGAACCCTGCGCATGGTGCACCCCTTTCCGGTGGGCAACCGGTTTCCTCTGGCCCAGCCCAACTTGCTCCCCACCATTACTTTATACGCCATTCCGCCCCCCGCCGCCTCAGCAAAAATCCGCCCCCCGCTTCCATCGGCCGCTCCAGGCCAACCGCCCGCCGCTTACCTTAGACGGAGCGGAAGGCCCTCTATTGGCCGCATCGTTTGCTTGCCACGCCGAAGGCCTGGCGCGCCGGGACGCCCGCCAAGGCGGGCGGCGAACCCACCGCGTAAAACTTATGTAACCTCGCTTAGCGATCGGCTCAGTGCTTGGCGCTCGGCAACCGGCGCTTGCTCCGTCTCCGACGCTTCAGGATCGCCCGACCGCCGTGCGTCTTCATCCGCGTGCGAAAACCGTGTCGCTTCCGATGCTTGCGCTTCGAGAGTTTGCGTCCAGGAATGCCCATCGAAGGCTCCTCCGCCTAAGTCGTTGCGCTGAAATTTGTTCCGAATGGCTGGCGACGGAATGACGATATCCGAAACCCGAATGACGAATGAATGTCGAAACGGCAATGACGAAACGACAAACCGGCCGCCGCCCGGCGGGGGGCGCTTTCGTCATTCGGGTTTCGAGTTTGATTCGTCATTCGAATTTCGGATTTCGCGATTCTTTAGACCGGCATGCCCGTAATGTGGGCTTCGAAAACCAGGTTCCCGTTCACCACGCCCTGCGTGTCAAACCGCGCCCGGCGGTTGCGGATCTCCACCGCCCGCCCCAGCAGAATCAACCGGTCGCCCGGCACCACCTGGCCGCGGAACTTGACCGCATCCACCCCCCCGAATCCCAGAAAACGCGGATCGCCCGTCGCCACCTTGTAATACAGGCTGCACATCTGCGCCGCCGCCTCCACCATCAGGATGCCCGGCATCAGCGGCCGGCCCGGAATGTGCCCGCGCACCCAGAACTCGTCGTCGCGCACGTCCTTGAACGCCACAATCAGGCCCGCCTCCCGGTCCAGGTGAACGACGCCGTTCAACTGCTCCATCTCGTACCGGTGCGGATTGTAGCGGCGAATCTCCTCGATCGGTATGAGGACCCGCCCCAGATCGATTTTCGCCAGGTCAACCAGCAACGGCGGCGGCATGGCCTTCCCCTGACCCGGTCCCTCGAAAGGGTCGAGACAGCGGCCCGCCCGGACGGAGGCGGGCCGCCTTTCCGACACGCCAACCGGCGAACGGCCTTCTCGGCCGCACGCACGCCCGTCGAGGCCGGCCGACTCCGGCCCGACGCCTCGCCGGCAGTCGCACCACGCAGCCTAGACCCGCATCTCCAGAATCTTGACGCGGACTTCCTGCGCGATCTTCTTGATGTCCTGCATCGCCTTGCGGACGCGGGTTCCGGCCGCCTTGTTCCCGCTCGCGACCTTTGCGAGGTCCTCTTCCACGGTCGCTACCGCTTGTTTCAGCCTGTCAAACGCCTCCATGCCTCGCTCCTTCCGCAAAGGGCCCCGAATCCTTCCACCCGGCGGAGACACCCGCCTTGCCCATACTCTAACCCCGCTCAGGGGAGTCTGTCAAATGGAAAAAGGCCCTTGGAAGCCGTTCTACCGGCCTTGGGACCGAATCGGACCGCCCGAGACCACCAGCGTTTCCACCAGGACCACCACCGCGAGAGGCAGGATAAACCACGCCGCCGCGTCCGACGCAGACCCTGACGCAAACCCGTCCGAAATAAAGACTTGCGACGCGTCGCAAACCCTCGCCCCCTCCGCCGAAAACGCCGACGCCAGCCGGTCCGCATCCGGCCCCAGGTCCGCCGTTTCCTCCGCCGCCACGTTCACCGAAAAAGGCCCTTTCCACCCACCGCCCGGCGACGGCGACGCCGAAAAGTTCCCAGGCCGCGATCCCGGCGCGCCGGGACCCCCGACCGACCGCCCCATCACGCGGTTCGCCTGCCTCGGGCTCCCCGACGGCGCCAACGCCTCCACCAGCGAATGCATCAGCACGACGAATTCCGGCCGCGCGCCTAAGTCGCCCCATTCCTCGCCCGGACCCACCCCGAAGGCCACCACCCGCCCGCGGCCGAGGACTCGCGACACGATGGCCGGCCGACCGTCCGCGAACCGCACCGCCGGGATGCCCTCTCGCGCCGCAAGGACTAGCCGGGACCGGAAAACAGGTTTCGCAATGTCCGCCGCCGTCCCGCCCTCGAACGCCCCCAGAAGATCCGACGCGTACCCGCCGGGATCCAGTGTGACGCCGTCGCCCGCCGCCTCCGCATCGCCGATCTCGGCCCCCGCGAGGCCGGCCAACTCGGCGCCCGGCGCCTTCGCACCCGCCGGAATCCAGACGAGCGACCCGCCTTTCTCAACGTACTCCCGCAGCCATCCCGAGGCACTCGGACCGCAGACGCCCACCCAGAAAACCACGTCCGACGCCGCAAGGTCTTTCGCCTCAACGCGGCCGGCGTCAACTTTCCTCGCTTCCTTGGGCACGAGGGGATCCTGCCCCGCGAACGCCGCCGCAATATGAACCGCCGCCGGAACCTTCTCCGCCCCCTCCGCCCCATTCACCACAAGCACGCGCGACGCAACCGGCGCGACGGCCGTGAAAAACCGCTCGTTGTCCATCGCAAGGGCGTCGGTCCCGTCCAACCACACGCGGCCCTGCCAGGGCCCCGGGCCGGAGACCGGCACGAGGAACCGGACCCGCCCGTGACCCGCAGCCGCCTGGGCCGAAAATGTCTCCGTCCCACCGTCGAGCGCCAGGCGAACCGTCGCACCGCGCGCCGACTCCGCCAGCGCAACGTCCACCTCCAGCGAAAGGCGCAGGCCCTCCGGCGTCTCCACCACGGCAATCCGCGGCAAGCCGAGCCGCGCGTTCGCCGCGTCGCTCCCCACCGGCACGAGAAGAACGTCGGCCGGCGCATCCCGGAACTCGCCGGCGCCGAGGTCGCGCAAGGCCCACGGCGTCGCGTCCGTCAGAACCACGAGGCGGGCCTTTCCTTGCGGCAAGTCGGCCACCGCCCGCGAAATCAGCGAACCCATCGCTTCGTCGGACCAGGCTGAAGGCGCGTCTTCCGCCAGCGCCGCTCGGAGCCGCTCGGGCGTCCCCCGCAACGCCTTCTCCCCGCACCGCACCAGCAGGACTTGTTCGTCTCCCCCAAGGCGCCCGAGCAGCCCGAGCGCCGCCTCCCGGGCCGCCGTGTATCGGCTGACGCCCTTCTCGAGCGTCGCCATGCTCGGTGAAGTGTCCAGGCAGACGGCCCACGCCCCGGCCTCGCCGGGACTCCGCGCCCCGCCGATTCGCGGACCGGCGAGCGCGACGACCAGAAGCGCCACGGCCGCCAGGCGAAGTGCCAGCAACCCGGCGCGCTTCAACCACAGGAGGCCGCGACGCGCCTGATGGGCGCCCTCAGCAAAGCGCGCCGTCGGCAGGATCACTCGCCGCGCCTGCCGGCGGCCCAGCAAATGGATCGCCAGAGGAATCCCCAGCGCCACGAGCCCCACCAGAATCCTCGGATCGGAAAAGGTCATCGCTTCAGTCCCCGTGGAACGTTCCGCTCAGGCCAGGGAGACGGAATGACGAAATCCGAAGCCCGAATGACGAATCAAACGGCAAGCCCGAATGACGAAAGCGCCCCTGCCAGGCCGCAGCCGGCCCGTCGTTTCGTCATTGTCGTTTCGGTATTCATTCGTCATTCGGATTTCGGGCTTCGTCATTGTTCTGCCTAGAACCGCCGCTTGCGCTCGTGGAGGAACCGCAGGAGGGCCTGGTCGAACGGCGTGCTGGTGGTCATGGCGACGAAATCGGCGCCGAGTTCGTGGACGCCACGCTCGTACTCGCCGACGAACGACGCGATCCGCTCCCTGTACGCCGACCGGATGTGATCCGCGTCCGTCGCCACCCGCGCCCCCGTCTCGGGGTCCTCCAGAATCACCGGACCCGTAAGGTCCAGGTCGCGCTCCGTCCGGTCGAGAATCTGAAAAACGATCACGTCATGCCCCCGGAACGCCAGGTGCCGAAGCGCCTCCAACACCGGCCCGGGCTCGTCCACCAGGTCCGACAGGAGCATCATGAGGCTCCGGCGTTTGGCGCGCCGCGCGACGGCGTGCAGGCCGTCGGCCAGCGCGGTCCCGCCCTCGGCCGTCGTCTGCGCCAGTTCCGAAAGCACCCGCACCAACTGCCGGCGCGAACCGTGCGGCGGAAGCAACTTCGCCAGGCCCGCACCCAGAACCCCCAGACCCACCGCGTCGTGCTGGCACACCAGCAGATACCCGATCGCGGCCGCCAACGCCGTCGCGTATTCCAGTTTCGACATCTCTCCGCCCGGGCCCGTGTAGCCCATGCTCCGGCTCGTGTCCACCAGGAGGTAGGCCGACAGGTTCGTCTCGGCCTGGAAGGTCTTGACGAAGAGGCGGTCGGTCTTGGCCCAGGCGGTCCAATCCAGCCAGCGCGGATCGTCCCCCGCAACGTACTTGCGATGCTCCGAAAACTCGAGGCTGCAGCCCCGATACGGCGAGTCGTGGAGCCCCGCGAGGAACCCCTCGACGATGAACTTCGCCTTCAGGTCCAGCCTCTTGACGCGCCGCGCCACGCCCGGCTGAAGCTCGCGCATGACCGTCCCGGCGGGACGGCTCGCACGGCGCGCCTTTCGAGCCGGCGGCGGAAGCCG from the Planctomycetota bacterium genome contains:
- the ilvE gene encoding branched-chain-amino-acid transaminase, with translation MGQKVWLNGELVPRDEAKISVFDHGLLYGDGVFEGIRSYGGKVFRLKEHVRRLFDSAKGIRLAIPMTPEELAGAITETLEANGLKDAYIRVVVTRGVGTLGLDPNRCQSPTVFIITDRIELYPPELYENGLEIITAATMRNHPNAVNPRLKSLNYLNNILAKIEAIDAGTLEAVMLNHQGFVAECTGDNLFIVRDGVLFTPPISAGILEGITRDEIIAIAEDFGIKVREENLTRHDLYVADECFLTGTAAEVVPVVRIDKRTIGDGHPGPVTKRLLEEFHRRTRA
- a CDS encoding BatA domain-containing protein, with the translated sequence MTFSDPRILVGLVALGIPLAIHLLGRRQARRVILPTARFAEGAHQARRGLLWLKRAGLLALRLAAVALLVVALAGPRIGGARSPGEAGAWAVCLDTSPSMATLEKGVSRYTAAREAALGLLGRLGGDEQVLLVRCGEKALRGTPERLRAALAEDAPSAWSDEAMGSLISRAVADLPQGKARLVVLTDATPWALRDLGAGEFRDAPADVLLVPVGSDAANARLGLPRIAVVETPEGLRLSLEVDVALAESARGATVRLALDGGTETFSAQAAAGHGRVRFLVPVSGPGPWQGRVWLDGTDALAMDNERFFTAVAPVASRVLVVNGAEGAEKVPAAVHIAAAFAGQDPLVPKEARKVDAGRVEAKDLAASDVVFWVGVCGPSASGWLREYVEKGGSLVWIPAGAKAPGAELAGLAGAEIGDAEAAGDGVTLDPGGYASDLLGAFEGGTAADIAKPVFRSRLVLAAREGIPAVRFADGRPAIVSRVLGRGRVVAFGVGPGEEWGDLGARPEFVVLMHSLVEALAPSGSPRQANRVMGRSVGGPGAPGSRPGNFSASPSPGGGWKGPFSVNVAAEETADLGPDADRLASAFSAEGARVCDASQVFISDGFASGSASDAAAWFILPLAVVVLVETLVVSGGPIRSQGR
- a CDS encoding histone H1; the encoded protein is MEAFDRLKQAVATVEEDLAKVASGNKAAGTRVRKAMQDIKKIAQEVRVKILEMRV
- a CDS encoding beta-hydroxyacyl-ACP dehydratase encodes the protein MPPPLLVDLAKIDLGRVLIPIEEIRRYNPHRYEMEQLNGVVHLDREAGLIVAFKDVRDDEFWVRGHIPGRPLMPGILMVEAAAQMCSLYYKVATGDPRFLGFGGVDAVKFRGQVVPGDRLILLGRAVEIRNRRARFDTQGVVNGNLVFEAHITGMPV
- a CDS encoding 50S ribosomal protein L34, whose product is MGIPGRKLSKRKHRKRHGFRTRMKTHGGRAILKRRRRSKRRLPSAKH
- a CDS encoding DUF58 domain-containing protein encodes the protein MRELQPGVARRVKRLDLKAKFIVEGFLAGLHDSPYRGCSLEFSEHRKYVAGDDPRWLDWTAWAKTDRLFVKTFQAETNLSAYLLVDTSRSMGYTGPGGEMSKLEYATALAAAIGYLLVCQHDAVGLGVLGAGLAKLLPPHGSRRQLVRVLSELAQTTAEGGTALADGLHAVARRAKRRSLMMLLSDLVDEPGPVLEALRHLAFRGHDVIVFQILDRTERDLDLTGPVILEDPETGARVATDADHIRSAYRERIASFVGEYERGVHELGADFVAMTTSTPFDQALLRFLHERKRRF
- a CDS encoding DUF4159 domain-containing protein, which produces MRRVLLVGLAVAVCVGVVSRHAGAKVTSDQVNSAIQKAREYLINQQKPNGAWGEHAGESALVFMTLAYMGEHPNREVISKAMDYLLKCDVENDFGDRQGYGVPIRVMGLSYIHNKLLGEKRELVRKQMLADLLRIRVGQAANGGWRYKLDATDWDFSVSQWPILAMREANLMGIEFPTDSLLKARDLYYSKQNPDGGWNYQDGNSYGSMTAAGLASVYIIADVLEPASGCPCKGGRSSSDTSESDRRIDKALDWLSKNFDAKTSPQGGQHLYWLYCVERVGIAVGYKYFGTHDWFQEGAEVLVGRQGGNGSWGNLPDTCFSTLFLFKGRAPVLFQKLEFQGDEAKWNMHRRDLANLTHYIERIKEQMFQWQIVSLRAPVEELHDAPILYLTAESVPKWGDEEKKKLRAFTDTGGTVLVEASCGNAAVRRWFPQFAKEVWPEWTLSTLSAEHAVWQSVYPMTQKPAAMGVEDGVRTSVFFVPDDFSCSWQMKAYALRKYLFDWGINLYTYATDGAPLRWKLAGREVKPSDRYAGPIQAGGRKTLKIARVKHGGDWSAGANYGGFKRLVEHLKSKAGVAIEVTEPTAPPFTEGGVAPADLAKYDVAYLAGTKALGLSAEERGALKSFVAAGGALWLEAVTGSVDFNQSVKQFAQDMGWELKMLPATHGLMTGRMDAATGYNLTTGVEFRRALRVSRLGRPNAEFVGLFEGNRLVGVYSPLDVLFSMNPYEAWSCKGYQPADAQAVATNVALSLTARGVAAPPPAESPAPPSKTPAPEAPAPALEAAPAG